One window from the genome of Bufo bufo chromosome 4, aBufBuf1.1, whole genome shotgun sequence encodes:
- the SESN1 gene encoding sestrin-1, producing MCATIITMRLSPRAAAPVPEIICSHCSGVCDNKVKELGIRIPRPVGQGPSRFIPEEEILQAGMEDANMHTVFADAFADMGRLDNITLVMVFHPQYLESFLKTQHYLLQMDGPLPACYQHYIGIMAAARHQCSYLVNLHVNDFIQSGGDQKWLNGLENAPLKLRNLGELNKLLAHRPWLITKEHIEQLLKTGEHSWSLAELIHAVVLLAHYHSLASFTFGCGISPEIHSNGGHTFRPPSVSNYCICDIRNGNHGGNESRQRAGSLSSDSSCEVEVLMEKMKQLQECRDEEEASQEEMATRFEKEKTESMLTFAPEDEDPPPVKEVSKHFEDTSYGYKDFSRRGMHVPTFRVQDFSWEDHGYSLVNRLYPDVGQLLDEKFHIAYNLTYNTMAMHSDVDTSTLRRAIWNYVHCMFGIRYDDYDYGEINQLLDRSFKVYIKNVVCSPEKTTKRMYDSFWRQFKHSEKVHVNLLLMEARMQAELLYALRAITWYMT from the exons ATGTGTGCCACCATAATAACGATGAGGTTGTCACCGCGGGCGGCTGCTCCAGTTCCAGAAATCATCTGCAGTCACTGCAGCGGAGTGTGCGACAACAAAGTCAAG GAATTGGGTATCCGAATCCCTCGCCCTGTAGGTCAAGGGCCTAGCAGATTCATCCCCGAGGAAGag ATTCTACAAGCTGGGATGGAGGATGCAAATATGCACACAGTGTTTGCTGATGCTTTTGCAGATATGGGTCGCCTGGATAATATCACCCTGGTGATGGTTTTCCACCCGCAGTATTTAGAAAGCTTTCTGAAAACACAGCATTACCTGTTGCAGATGGATGGCCCTTTACCTGCCTGTTATCAGCACTACATAGGGATTATG GCCGCGGCCAGGCATCAGTGTTCTTATCTTGTTAATCTACACGTCAATGACTTTATTCAGAGTGGAGGAGACCAGAAGTGGTTGAATGGTCTTGAAAATGCTCCACTGAAGCTCCGTAATCTAGGAGAGCTGAACAAGCTGCTGGCACACAGACCTTGGCTGATCACAAAAGAACACATTGAG CAACTGCTCAAAACTGGAGAGCATAGCTGGTCTTTGGCAGAGTTGATCCACGCAGTCGTTCTTCTTGCTCACTACCACTCATTGGCCTCCTTCACATTTGGCTGTGGCATAAGTCCTGAAATCCATAGTAATGGTGGGCACACTTTCCGTCCCCCATCTGTCAGTAACTACTGCATTTGTGATATAAGAAATGGCAACCATGGAGGGAATGAGAGTCGCCAGAGAGCAGGAAGCTTG AGCTCTGATTCTTCTTGTGAAGTTGAAGTTCTGATGGAGAAAATGAAACAGCTTCAAGAATGTAGAGATGAAGAAGAAGCGAGTCAGGAAGAAATGGCTACACGCTTTGAAAAGGAGAAGACTGAGAGCATGCTCACTTTTGCTCCAG AAGATGAAGATCCCCCTCCAGTTAAAGAGGTCTCAAAACATTTTGAAGACACAAGTTATGGCTACAAAGACTTCTCTCGCCGCGGGATGCATGTTCCCACATTCCGAGTACAG GATTTCAGCTGGGAAGACCATGGCTACTCCTTAGTTAATCGGCTTTATCCAGACGTTGGGCAGCTACTAGATGAGAAGTTTCACATTGCATATAACCTTACTTATAACACcatggcaatgcacagtgatgtagataCCTCAACACTACGGCGGGCCATATGGAACTATGTGCATTGTATGTTTGGAATAAG gtATGATGATTATGACTATGGAGAAATAAACCAGTTACTGGACCGCAGCTTTAAAGTTTACATAAAAAATGTGGTGTGCAGTCCAGAGAAGACAACCAAAAGAATGTATGACAGCTTCTGGAGGCAGTTCAAGCATTCTGAAAAG